One genomic segment of Aquipluma nitroreducens includes these proteins:
- a CDS encoding Gfo/Idh/MocA family protein, producing MTKRRDFIKKSVIGAAGIAIGGMGFSTKSYASIIGSNERINVAVIGLRSRGEAHIKSFCALKDNKNIKITALCDADEQFFNERAKLVTDRYGVAPKYEWDMRKIFDDKDIHVVSFATPDHWHALGSIWACQAGKHVYVEKPCSHTVFEGRKMIEASRKYNVRLQVGFQNRSGKNIIEAMKFLHDGGIGEVYMARGLCINPRESFGIAKDSTPPATLHYDQWLGPARWQQYNEKRVHYNWHWFWDYGAGDTGNQGPHQFDVARWGLNKNEHPISVYSTGGIYGIDPKECAQETPNTQTSVFKYEDGKMLEFETRGRYSNAESSVDIKVGNIFYGTEGYLELKNEEARPWKAFRKWEDVPFAGSKEDESGPALDRTGPIGTDVDSHWGNLIDAVRSGKDEDLNCDIIEGHYSSTLPNLANISYLLGRELKFMGDFEKFANDPEADTLLTRYYRKPFVVPEEV from the coding sequence ATGACAAAAAGAAGAGATTTTATCAAGAAAAGTGTAATAGGTGCCGCTGGTATTGCTATCGGCGGGATGGGATTCAGCACAAAATCGTATGCTTCAATTATCGGATCCAACGAACGCATTAATGTTGCAGTTATTGGTCTTCGAAGCCGGGGCGAGGCCCACATTAAAAGTTTTTGCGCTCTGAAAGACAACAAAAACATAAAGATTACAGCTTTATGCGATGCTGACGAACAGTTCTTTAACGAACGGGCGAAACTAGTGACCGATAGGTATGGCGTAGCACCTAAGTATGAATGGGATATGCGCAAGATTTTCGATGACAAGGATATCCATGTTGTTTCTTTTGCGACACCGGATCATTGGCATGCACTGGGCTCCATCTGGGCTTGTCAGGCAGGTAAACATGTATACGTGGAAAAACCTTGTAGTCATACTGTCTTTGAAGGGCGGAAAATGATTGAAGCTTCCCGCAAGTATAATGTTCGCCTTCAGGTTGGATTTCAAAACCGTTCAGGTAAAAATATAATAGAAGCTATGAAATTCCTGCACGATGGAGGTATTGGCGAGGTCTATATGGCTCGAGGGCTATGTATTAACCCACGTGAATCATTTGGCATTGCAAAAGACAGCACTCCACCAGCCACCCTTCATTATGACCAGTGGTTAGGGCCAGCCCGCTGGCAGCAGTATAACGAAAAGCGGGTTCATTACAACTGGCACTGGTTTTGGGATTACGGAGCTGGAGACACTGGTAATCAGGGACCTCATCAGTTTGATGTTGCCCGTTGGGGACTTAACAAAAACGAACACCCTATATCAGTTTATTCCACCGGTGGTATTTATGGGATTGACCCTAAAGAATGTGCTCAGGAAACGCCAAACACACAAACCTCTGTATTCAAATATGAAGATGGAAAGATGCTTGAGTTTGAAACAAGAGGCCGTTATTCAAATGCTGAATCAAGTGTTGATATAAAGGTCGGAAACATTTTTTATGGCACTGAAGGTTACCTTGAACTTAAAAACGAGGAAGCAAGGCCGTGGAAAGCATTTCGCAAATGGGAAGATGTTCCTTTCGCAGGCTCAAAAGAGGACGAAAGTGGCCCAGCCCTTGACCGCACCGGACCAATTGGTACAGATGTTGATTCACATTGGGGCAATTTAATTGATGCAGTGCGCTCAGGCAAAGACGAGGACCTGAATTGCGACATTATTGAAGGTCATTATTCATCTACACTTCCCAATCTGGCTAATATCTCCTATCTACTTGGACGTGAATTGAAGTTTATGGGTGATTTTGAAAAGTTTGCTAACGATCCGGAAGCAGATACTCTTCTGACAAGGTACTATCGTAAACCATTTGTTGTCCCCGAGGAAGTTTAA
- a CDS encoding Gfo/Idh/MocA family protein, producing MTERRDFIKKSVIGTAGIAIGGMGFSTKTYASIIGANERINVAVIGIRNRGKDHYRALAKIPNVNIVAICDIDKRLIPEAVAEIEKLTGRKPAVEAEYRKILENKDIDAVTIATPNHWHALQTIWACQAGKDVYVEKPVSHTLLESRKMVEAARKYNRVVQTGTQARSQTSTRNAIKFMNDGGLGKIYMARGLCLKPRGSIGHVKNSEIPNGVDWNTFLGPTPYRPFNENRFHYKWHWFWDTGCGDLGNQGIHQADVARWALGKSTHPVRIQGVGNYFIWDSDQETPNMQQLEFEYEDGSILQFEVRGLGTNSEAGIRVGDLIYGSKGWMSMESEDEGTGKVYHSNINIKPDGFSSYKEEEGPVFTNDIPDEAESVVNHFTNFIECVKSRKWQNLNAEIMEGHLSTSLCHLGNIATRLKRPLYFNPGAEKFINDAEADTYLTKIYRPPFLLPENV from the coding sequence ATGACAGAAAGAAGAGATTTTATCAAGAAAAGTGTAATTGGAACTGCTGGAATAGCTATTGGTGGCATGGGATTCAGCACAAAAACCTATGCGTCGATTATCGGTGCCAATGAACGAATTAATGTCGCCGTTATAGGTATCCGGAACCGGGGAAAAGACCATTATCGTGCCCTTGCGAAAATTCCCAATGTAAATATTGTGGCTATTTGCGACATTGATAAAAGACTTATCCCTGAAGCAGTAGCTGAAATTGAAAAACTTACAGGAAGGAAACCAGCCGTTGAAGCAGAATACCGAAAGATTCTTGAAAACAAAGATATCGATGCGGTTACGATAGCTACTCCAAATCACTGGCACGCACTGCAAACCATATGGGCCTGTCAGGCAGGAAAGGACGTATATGTTGAGAAACCAGTGTCTCACACCCTATTAGAAAGCCGGAAAATGGTAGAAGCAGCCCGAAAATACAATCGGGTGGTACAGACAGGAACACAGGCTCGGAGCCAAACTTCTACAAGGAATGCTATTAAATTTATGAATGACGGTGGATTAGGAAAAATATATATGGCCAGGGGCCTTTGCCTGAAACCTCGTGGAAGTATTGGCCATGTAAAAAACAGCGAGATACCCAATGGTGTGGACTGGAATACTTTTCTTGGACCTACTCCGTACCGTCCTTTTAACGAAAATAGGTTTCATTACAAGTGGCACTGGTTCTGGGATACCGGTTGCGGGGATCTGGGAAACCAGGGAATTCATCAGGCAGATGTTGCCCGATGGGCACTGGGAAAAAGTACACATCCAGTCAGAATCCAGGGTGTTGGGAATTATTTTATATGGGATTCTGATCAGGAAACCCCCAATATGCAGCAACTTGAATTTGAATATGAAGACGGATCGATTTTACAATTTGAAGTACGCGGGTTAGGTACAAATTCCGAAGCAGGAATTCGGGTGGGTGACCTTATTTACGGCTCTAAAGGTTGGATGAGCATGGAGAGTGAAGATGAAGGGACTGGAAAAGTTTACCACAGCAACATTAACATCAAACCCGATGGATTTTCGTCTTACAAAGAAGAAGAAGGCCCGGTTTTCACCAATGATATTCCGGATGAGGCTGAATCTGTGGTCAATCACTTTACTAATTTTATCGAATGCGTGAAATCCAGAAAATGGCAGAATTTGAATGCAGAAATCATGGAAGGGCATTTATCTACCTCGCTGTGTCATTTGGGAAATATTGCAACCCGGCTAAAGCGACCCCTTTATTTTAATCCGGGAGCCGAAAAATTTATAAACGACGCGGAAGCAGATACTTACCTGACTAAAATATATAGGCCTCCGTTTTTATTGCCGGAAAACGTTTAA
- a CDS encoding glucosamine-6-phosphate deaminase, which produces MEIVILKNKQALGEIAAHRGAELIRKAILDGGMANIIVATGASQFEMLNELVKEDVDWSKVTAFHLDEYIGISEMHPASFRKYLKERFVDIVSPKMFHYVNGEINPDEECKSLGNLIRKHPIDVAFVGIGENSHLAFNDPPADFETEEAYLVVTLDEDCRKQQMGEGWFPTISDVPEKAISMSIKQIMKSKAIICCVPDLRKAEAVKKTVEGSISPAIPASIMRNHEAVWLYLDEDSASMLS; this is translated from the coding sequence ATGGAAATTGTAATTTTAAAAAACAAGCAAGCTCTTGGTGAAATAGCCGCCCATAGGGGTGCAGAATTGATTCGTAAAGCTATCCTCGACGGGGGCATGGCCAACATCATTGTTGCTACAGGTGCATCGCAGTTCGAAATGCTAAACGAGTTGGTAAAAGAGGATGTTGACTGGTCGAAAGTCACTGCTTTTCACCTGGATGAATACATCGGCATTTCTGAAATGCACCCTGCATCATTTCGGAAATATCTAAAAGAACGATTTGTAGATATTGTATCCCCGAAAATGTTTCACTATGTAAATGGAGAAATTAATCCGGATGAAGAATGTAAAAGCCTGGGAAATCTAATCAGGAAACATCCGATTGATGTCGCTTTTGTGGGAATTGGCGAGAATAGTCATTTAGCTTTTAATGATCCGCCGGCAGATTTTGAAACGGAAGAAGCCTATCTTGTAGTTACACTTGATGAAGATTGCCGGAAACAGCAGATGGGTGAAGGTTGGTTTCCCACGATTAGCGATGTTCCTGAAAAGGCAATCAGTATGTCGATAAAGCAGATCATGAAATCGAAAGCCATTATCTGCTGCGTCCCCGACCTACGAAAGGCAGAGGCTGTTAAAAAAACGGTTGAAGGTTCAATTTCACCAGCAATTCCAGCTTCGATCATGCGAAACCATGAGGCAGTGTGGCTTTATCTGGATGAAGATTCAGCCTCAATGTTATCCTAA
- a CDS encoding Gfo/Idh/MocA family protein: MTKISVTRRDFIGKTAAGIVGVAVSSNASSMSAVSYSRIIGSNDRINIGFLGCGDRSSDHQSMVKTSSKEKNLAVVAVCDIWKNNKEKAAANCKKLFGTDVQQFKYSEDMLKMPELDAVMIGTGDFQHAKLLAEVVEAGKDCYCEKPMAIDVEDAKLARNAVLASSQVVQLGSQWVSDPIQLKVRDIIRSGRLGQITKIDQVWNDNEPRWHVPNDPDVAAIREEDTDWKRWLLGKPYVPFDPWKYFEFRIFRDYSGGITSQWVSHGAGLVHFYTDTAIPDSMVANGGIFGWPDIRQNPDTFQALATYDDAKFLYSYSTNFASRFGDYSCIHGKEGTLFAHGGEGSSCWFFISEHQNLPGGFDFYEGMKEMIKRGKAEIVSTEEYGMKPGPVNTNDNMPYHLNNWINCMRNRDVVPNGNIHTGFWHSIASIMATQAYREGKKLYWDRTKEEILDHPVII, from the coding sequence ATGACTAAAATAAGTGTTACGCGAAGAGATTTTATTGGTAAAACAGCAGCTGGAATAGTTGGCGTTGCTGTTTCATCAAATGCCTCATCCATGAGTGCAGTTTCATACAGTAGAATTATCGGCTCCAATGATAGAATCAATATTGGATTTTTGGGCTGTGGAGATCGCAGCAGCGATCACCAAAGCATGGTAAAAACTTCATCAAAAGAAAAAAATCTGGCTGTAGTTGCCGTTTGCGATATTTGGAAAAACAATAAAGAAAAGGCCGCAGCCAACTGCAAAAAGTTGTTCGGAACAGATGTACAGCAGTTTAAATATTCCGAAGATATGCTCAAAATGCCAGAGCTTGATGCGGTAATGATCGGCACAGGTGATTTTCAACACGCCAAACTGTTGGCTGAGGTAGTAGAGGCAGGTAAAGACTGCTATTGTGAAAAGCCGATGGCAATCGATGTGGAAGATGCTAAACTGGCAAGAAATGCAGTTCTTGCATCCTCTCAGGTTGTACAGCTTGGCTCGCAATGGGTGAGCGATCCTATTCAGCTAAAAGTTCGTGATATCATTCGTTCCGGGAGATTAGGTCAGATTACAAAAATCGATCAGGTTTGGAATGATAATGAACCTCGCTGGCATGTTCCGAATGATCCCGATGTGGCTGCAATCCGGGAAGAAGACACTGACTGGAAAAGATGGCTATTAGGTAAGCCATATGTCCCATTCGACCCATGGAAATATTTTGAATTCAGGATATTTCGTGATTACTCCGGAGGAATTACCTCACAGTGGGTGAGTCATGGTGCTGGATTAGTTCATTTCTATACCGATACTGCCATTCCAGATTCAATGGTGGCAAACGGAGGAATATTTGGTTGGCCTGATATCCGGCAGAATCCGGATACGTTCCAGGCTTTGGCCACATACGACGATGCGAAATTTTTATATTCCTACTCTACCAATTTCGCAAGCAGATTTGGTGATTACTCCTGCATTCATGGAAAAGAAGGAACCTTATTTGCACATGGAGGTGAAGGCAGTTCATGTTGGTTCTTTATCTCCGAACATCAGAACCTTCCTGGTGGATTCGATTTTTATGAAGGTATGAAAGAGATGATTAAAAGAGGTAAAGCGGAGATTGTAAGTACGGAAGAATACGGGATGAAGCCTGGCCCTGTAAATACGAATGACAATATGCCCTATCACCTCAATAACTGGATTAATTGTATGAGGAATCGGGATGTAGTCCCGAACGGGAATATCCATACAGGATTTTGGCATTCGATAGCCAGTATTATGGCTACACAAGCTTACCGTGAAGGTAAAAAACTATACTGGGACCGAACAAAGGAAGAGATCTTAGACCATCCAGTAATCATATAA
- a CDS encoding Gfo/Idh/MocA family protein, whose protein sequence is MANNDFTRRNFIGKTVAGLAGVAISTGASSMSAVSYKRIIGSNDRINIGFLGCGSRSRGHQSMVNASAKDKNLAVVAVCDIWKNNKEKAAANCKKLFGTDVQQFKYSEDMLKMPELDAVMIGTGDFQHAKLLAEVVKAGKDCYCEKPMAIDVEDAKLARNAVLASSQVVQLGSQWVSDPIQLKVRDIIRSGRLGQITKIDQVWNDNEPRWHVPNDPDVAAIREEDTDWKRWLLGKPYVPFDPWKYFEFRIFRDYSGGITSQWMSHGAGLVHFYTDTAIPDSMVANGGIFGWPDIRQNPDTFQALATYDDAKFLYSYATNFANMFGDYTCIRGKEGTLFAHGGEGSSRWFFIPEHQNLPGGFDFYEGMKEAIKSGKAEIVTTEEYGMKLGPVNVNDNMPFHLNNWIDCMRNRNVVPNGNIHTGFWHSIASIMATQAYREGKKLYWDRTKEEIVDHPVII, encoded by the coding sequence ATGGCTAACAATGATTTTACACGAAGAAATTTCATAGGTAAAACGGTAGCAGGACTTGCTGGTGTAGCTATATCCACAGGCGCTTCATCTATGAGCGCCGTCTCGTACAAGAGGATAATTGGTTCCAACGACCGCATCAATATCGGGTTTTTAGGTTGTGGAAGTCGGAGCAGGGGGCACCAAAGTATGGTAAACGCATCGGCAAAAGATAAAAACCTGGCTGTAGTTGCCGTTTGCGATATTTGGAAAAACAATAAAGAAAAGGCTGCAGCCAACTGCAAAAAGTTGTTTGGAACAGATGTCCAACAGTTTAAATATTCTGAAGATATGCTGAAAATGCCTGAACTTGATGCGGTAATGATCGGTACCGGAGATTTTCAGCACGCAAAGCTTTTAGCAGAAGTAGTCAAGGCTGGCAAAGATTGTTATTGTGAAAAACCCATGGCTATCGATGTGGAAGATGCTAAACTGGCAAGAAATGCAGTTCTTGCATCCTCTCAGGTTGTACAGCTTGGTTCACAATGGGTTAGCGATCCTATACAGTTAAAGGTTCGCGATATTATTCGTTCCGGGAGATTGGGTCAGATTACAAAAATCGATCAGGTTTGGAATGATAATGAACCTCGCTGGCATGTTCCGAATGATCCCGATGTAGCTGCAATCCGGGAAGAAGACACTGACTGGAAAAGATGGCTATTAGGTAAGCCATATGTCCCATTCGACCCATGGAAATATTTTGAATTCAGGATATTTCGTGATTACTCCGGAGGAATTACCTCACAGTGGATGAGTCATGGTGCTGGATTAGTTCATTTCTATACCGATACTGCCATTCCAGATTCAATGGTAGCAAACGGAGGAATATTTGGTTGGCCTGATATCCGTCAGAACCCGGATACGTTCCAGGCATTGGCAACGTATGACGATGCGAAGTTCTTATATTCATACGCAACAAACTTTGCAAACATGTTTGGTGATTACACCTGTATTCGTGGAAAAGAAGGAACTTTATTTGCACATGGAGGTGAAGGTAGTTCACGCTGGTTCTTCATTCCCGAGCACCAAAATCTTCCCGGAGGTTTTGATTTTTATGAGGGGATGAAAGAGGCGATCAAAAGTGGAAAAGCTGAAATTGTTACTACTGAAGAATATGGGATGAAGCTTGGACCTGTTAACGTGAATGACAATATGCCGTTTCATCTTAACAATTGGATTGATTGCATGCGGAACCGAAATGTAGTCCCGAACGGGAATATCCATACAGGATTTTGGCATTCGATAGCCAGCATAATGGCTACACAAGCTTACCGTGAAGGAAAAAAACTTTACTGGGATCGCACGAAAGAAGAGATCGTTGACCATCCGGTAATCATTTAA
- a CDS encoding sugar phosphate isomerase/epimerase family protein, translating to MKRILPRRLFLQRSVTVGVGLATIPNFMFGSNSLYTGMKLGLATYQWGKDWDLPTLIANCEKAGLSGVELRTQHAHGVEINLNATQRAEVKKRFADSLVKCVGYGSNFEFHSPDKAVLRHNIEQTKEYIKLCKDIGTNGIKVKPNGLPVEIPKENTIAQIAASLNEVGKFAQDYGQLVRLEVHGNLTQRLSNIKEIFDQVTEPNVKVCWNSDDTDLLEPGLEGNFNLVKKWIGDTVHVRGFRLVDYPYQQLFDLLAGISFKGCILIESETEPNDKILALKEQLALFNQLVSNIKKA from the coding sequence ATGAAGAGAATTCTTCCACGACGTCTTTTTTTACAAAGAAGTGTCACTGTCGGAGTTGGATTAGCAACAATTCCCAATTTTATGTTCGGTTCAAATTCATTATATACTGGAATGAAACTTGGACTGGCAACTTATCAATGGGGTAAAGATTGGGACTTACCGACACTGATAGCCAATTGCGAAAAAGCAGGACTTTCTGGCGTAGAACTTAGGACGCAACATGCCCATGGTGTCGAAATTAATCTTAATGCAACGCAACGTGCCGAGGTTAAAAAGCGTTTTGCCGACAGCCTTGTAAAATGTGTCGGTTATGGTTCAAATTTCGAATTTCACTCGCCTGACAAGGCTGTACTTCGTCATAACATTGAACAGACAAAAGAATATATAAAGCTTTGTAAAGATATTGGTACTAACGGAATAAAGGTAAAACCCAACGGACTTCCGGTTGAAATACCTAAGGAAAATACAATTGCACAGATTGCTGCTTCGTTAAATGAGGTTGGAAAGTTTGCTCAGGATTATGGTCAGTTAGTAAGGCTTGAAGTACACGGTAACCTTACACAAAGGCTATCCAATATAAAAGAAATATTCGATCAGGTTACCGAACCGAATGTGAAAGTCTGTTGGAACAGTGATGATACAGATTTGCTTGAACCAGGTCTTGAAGGAAACTTTAATTTGGTTAAAAAATGGATTGGAGATACTGTCCATGTGAGGGGTTTCAGATTAGTCGATTATCCTTACCAACAACTTTTTGATTTGTTGGCAGGAATAAGTTTTAAAGGGTGCATACTTATTGAATCAGAAACCGAACCAAATGATAAGATTCTTGCATTGAAAGAGCAGTTGGCTTTGTTTAACCAATTAGTTTCCAATATAAAAAAGGCCTGA
- a CDS encoding MFS transporter has translation MNEVKKNIGNYRYRILALVFMATTINYFDRSIVGVMAPTLQKLFDWTNKDYAAIMVSFKIAYGIGLLFMGSIIDRLGTKIGYTISIVVWSIFGMLHAVIRPAFSLIGFITARFGLGIGESGNFPAAIKTVAEWFPKKDRAFANGIFDASTSVGAILAPFIVGAIVSLEGDNWQIPFLITGALSALWVFLWMRTYQKPEEHPKLSKEELAYINSDSEEETTEKIPWLKLLPKRETWAFSLTTLTDGVWWFYLFWGAKFLAEQFGVDIKNIGLPFLIIFLMADAGSLLGGYSSGALIKKGWSINKARKITMLVCAIIILPVSLVPVITSKWIAVFLIGLAAAGHQSWSINGYTLVPDVFPKKAIASVIGIGKMIGVAVAIIADIALGAVLDTAGNSGYFWAFMIAGFSYILILGFVHLLMPKMTPLDDNLNYINNK, from the coding sequence ATGAATGAAGTAAAGAAAAACATTGGAAATTATCGTTATCGAATTCTGGCACTGGTATTTATGGCCACTACGATTAATTATTTTGACCGTAGTATTGTTGGTGTAATGGCCCCAACCTTGCAAAAACTTTTCGACTGGACAAATAAAGACTATGCGGCGATCATGGTCTCCTTCAAAATTGCCTATGGTATAGGATTGCTGTTCATGGGAAGCATTATTGACCGGCTTGGCACCAAGATAGGATATACTATTTCAATTGTAGTCTGGAGCATATTCGGAATGCTGCATGCTGTAATCAGGCCGGCTTTCAGTTTAATTGGATTTATTACGGCCCGGTTCGGACTTGGAATTGGCGAGTCGGGAAATTTTCCTGCCGCAATTAAAACTGTAGCAGAGTGGTTCCCCAAAAAGGATCGGGCTTTTGCCAACGGCATTTTTGATGCATCAACCAGCGTTGGGGCAATTTTAGCCCCGTTCATTGTTGGAGCCATTGTTTCCCTCGAAGGAGATAACTGGCAAATACCTTTTCTTATTACAGGTGCGCTTAGTGCTTTGTGGGTATTTTTATGGATGAGAACCTATCAAAAACCGGAAGAACATCCAAAATTATCAAAAGAGGAGTTAGCCTATATTAACAGCGATTCTGAAGAGGAGACAACAGAAAAAATTCCCTGGTTAAAATTATTACCAAAGAGGGAGACCTGGGCTTTCTCATTAACTACACTAACTGATGGCGTTTGGTGGTTTTATCTTTTCTGGGGTGCGAAATTTCTTGCAGAACAGTTTGGAGTAGACATTAAAAACATAGGACTTCCTTTTCTGATTATTTTCCTGATGGCTGACGCAGGGAGTCTGCTTGGGGGGTATTCCTCTGGTGCATTAATAAAAAAAGGCTGGTCAATCAATAAGGCCAGAAAAATAACCATGCTGGTTTGTGCCATTATTATTTTACCAGTAAGCTTGGTACCGGTTATTACAAGCAAATGGATAGCAGTCTTTTTAATTGGTCTTGCTGCTGCAGGACATCAGTCATGGTCAATCAATGGCTATACGTTGGTTCCGGATGTTTTTCCCAAGAAAGCAATCGCTTCTGTGATAGGAATAGGAAAAATGATTGGGGTGGCAGTCGCGATAATTGCGGATATTGCCTTAGGGGCAGTACTTGATACCGCCGGTAATTCAGGCTATTTCTGGGCATTCATGATCGCAGGGTTCTCTTATATCCTCATCTTGGGATTTGTACATCTGTTGATGCCAAAGATGACCCCATTGGATGACAATTTGAATTATATAAATAATAAATAA
- a CDS encoding 3-keto-disaccharide hydrolase, with protein MKNLIYIFAGIIVLMTSCNTPNDPWENLIKENLGNWQQINGPAHYEVKDGVIIGTAATSDPSDDSFLCTKANYGDFILEFDTWLDPQMNSGVNIRSESRPNYLDGQVYGYQFELDPSPRSWTGGIYDESRRLWLYTLDINPPAKKAYKNGEWNHCRIEAIGNSIRTWVNGIPCADLADDMTPTGFIGLQVHGIGNDSGKVGIQVKWKNLRIMTKNLEQYATPYLPVIPQSSYLKNTLSDRELKDGWKLLWDGKTTNGWRGAKLSAFPSTGWEIKDGTLTIHGSGGAEAASGGDIVTADKYKNFEVVVDFKYSPGANSGIKYFVDTNLNKGEGSSIGCEYQILDDKLHPDAHEGIGGNRTLAGLYDLIAPLPKRDNGTGQWNRATIVVNGNHVEHWLNGQKTVEYERGNDAWKALVATSKYKIWPNFGEATEGNILLQDHGWEVSFKNMKIIEL; from the coding sequence ATGAAAAACCTGATTTATATATTTGCCGGAATTATCGTACTAATGACTTCATGTAATACTCCTAATGATCCTTGGGAAAATCTAATCAAGGAGAATCTTGGGAATTGGCAACAGATTAACGGTCCTGCACATTATGAAGTTAAAGATGGGGTAATTATCGGAACCGCAGCAACAAGCGATCCTTCCGACGATTCGTTTCTTTGTACGAAAGCTAATTATGGCGATTTTATCCTTGAGTTCGATACATGGCTTGACCCTCAGATGAACTCAGGGGTAAATATACGCAGTGAAAGCCGTCCAAATTATCTTGATGGCCAGGTTTACGGGTACCAGTTTGAACTTGATCCTTCTCCAAGATCATGGACTGGTGGCATTTACGATGAGTCAAGAAGGCTCTGGTTATATACACTCGATATTAATCCCCCTGCAAAAAAAGCGTATAAAAACGGCGAATGGAACCATTGCCGCATCGAAGCTATTGGAAATTCAATCCGGACTTGGGTCAATGGGATACCCTGTGCTGATCTTGCTGACGATATGACACCGACAGGGTTTATCGGGCTTCAGGTACACGGAATTGGAAACGATTCAGGTAAGGTTGGCATACAGGTTAAATGGAAAAATCTCAGGATTATGACCAAAAATCTGGAACAATATGCTACCCCTTATCTGCCTGTTATCCCTCAAAGCAGTTATCTGAAGAACACGCTGAGCGACCGGGAGCTTAAAGATGGCTGGAAATTGCTTTGGGATGGAAAAACCACCAATGGATGGCGCGGCGCAAAACTTTCGGCTTTCCCTTCAACCGGTTGGGAAATTAAGGATGGCACCCTGACTATCCATGGGTCAGGAGGAGCTGAGGCAGCATCAGGAGGCGATATCGTAACGGCTGATAAGTATAAGAATTTTGAGGTTGTCGTTGACTTTAAGTACTCTCCGGGAGCAAATAGCGGCATTAAATACTTCGTCGATACCAACCTAAACAAAGGGGAAGGCTCCTCAATTGGTTGCGAATATCAGATTCTTGATGACAAATTGCATCCGGATGCACACGAAGGAATTGGTGGAAACCGCACCCTGGCAGGTCTTTATGATCTTATAGCCCCGTTGCCCAAACGCGATAATGGTACCGGGCAATGGAACAGAGCTACTATCGTTGTTAACGGAAACCATGTTGAACACTGGCTCAACGGGCAGAAAACTGTTGAGTACGAAAGAGGAAACGATGCATGGAAGGCTCTTGTAGCAACAAGCAAATATAAAATCTGGCCAAATTTCGGGGAAGCAACTGAAGGGAATATCCTTCTTCAGGACCACGGATGGGAAGTTTCTTTCAAAAATATGAAAATAATAGAATTGTAA